In Cervus elaphus chromosome 5, mCerEla1.1, whole genome shotgun sequence, the following proteins share a genomic window:
- the LOC122695565 gene encoding CMRF35-like molecule 7 isoform X3, whose protein sequence is MWLPPALLLLSIPGCLSIRGPESVRGQERESGSGREENGDRVSIRDDQRNRSFTVTLQELRQDDADTYWCGIERPGTDLGAQIKVTVGPREAALTVLGSQASRTRNTSRPAASSRPHSRTHYMLLAFLKVPFLLGLVGAVLWLEERRRDVAEPQGQPIYANLSSELLTRDTRV, encoded by the exons ATGTGGCTgcccccagctctgctgcttctCAGCATCCCAG GCTGTTTGTCCATCCGAGGCCCAGAGTCCGTGCGGGGCCAGGAGCGGGAGTCG GGATCGGGGCGAGAAGAGAACGGAGACCGCGTGTCCATCAGGGACGACCAGAGAAACCGCTCGTTCACAGTGACCTTGCAGGAGCTCAGGCAGGACGACGCAGACACTTACTGGTGCGGGATTGAGAGGCCTGGAACCGACCTGGGGGCGCAAATTAAAGTGACTGTTGGTCCAA GGGAAGCTGCTCTGACCGTACTAGGAAGCCAGGCCTCCAGGACGAGGAACACCAGCCGTCCAGCCGCGTCCTCCCGCCCCCACAGCAG gaCCCACTACATGCTCCTGGCATTCCTGAAGGTGCCCTTCCTGCTCGGCTTGGTCGGCGCCGTGCTCTGGTTGGAGGAACGTCGGAGGGACGTTGCAGAGCCGCAGGGTCAGCCCATCTACGCCAACTTGTCCTCTGAGCTTCTGACCAGAGACACCCGCGTTTAG
- the LOC122695565 gene encoding CMRF35-like molecule 7 isoform X2 translates to MWLPPALLLLSIPGCLSIRGPESVRGQERESVSVKCRYDSKWESHKKWWCRGAWWASCRILVQTQGSGREENGDRVSIRDDQRNRSFTVTLQELRQDDADTYWCGIERPGTDLGAQIKVTVGPREAALTVLGSQASRTRNTSRPAASSRPHSRCPSCSAWSAPCSGWRNVGGTLQSRRVSPSTPTCPLSF, encoded by the exons ATGTGGCTgcccccagctctgctgcttctCAGCATCCCAG GCTGTTTGTCCATCCGAGGCCCAGAGTCCGTGCGGGGCCAGGAGCGGGAGTCGGTGAGTGTGAAGTGTCGATACGACTCCAAGTGGGAGAGCCATAAGAAGTGGTGGTGTCGGGGGGCGTGGTGGGCTTCATGCCGGATCCTCGTGCAAACCCAGGGATCGGGGCGAGAAGAGAACGGAGACCGCGTGTCCATCAGGGACGACCAGAGAAACCGCTCGTTCACAGTGACCTTGCAGGAGCTCAGGCAGGACGACGCAGACACTTACTGGTGCGGGATTGAGAGGCCTGGAACCGACCTGGGGGCGCAAATTAAAGTGACTGTTGGTCCAA GGGAAGCTGCTCTGACCGTACTAGGAAGCCAGGCCTCCAGGACGAGGAACACCAGCCGTCCAGCCGCGTCCTCCCGCCCCCACAGCAG GTGCCCTTCCTGCTCGGCTTGGTCGGCGCCGTGCTCTGGTTGGAGGAACGTCGGAGGGACGTTGCAGAGCCGCAGGGTCAGCCCATCTACGCCAACTTGTCCTCTGAGCTTCTGA
- the LOC122695565 gene encoding CMRF35-like molecule 7 isoform X1: MWLPPALLLLSIPGCLSIRGPESVRGQERESVSVKCRYDSKWESHKKWWCRGAWWASCRILVQTQGSGREENGDRVSIRDDQRNRSFTVTLQELRQDDADTYWCGIERPGTDLGAQIKVTVGPREAALTVLGSQASRTRNTSRPAASSRPHSRTHYMLLAFLKVPFLLGLVGAVLWLEERRRDVAEPQGQPIYANLSSELLTRDTRV, translated from the exons ATGTGGCTgcccccagctctgctgcttctCAGCATCCCAG GCTGTTTGTCCATCCGAGGCCCAGAGTCCGTGCGGGGCCAGGAGCGGGAGTCGGTGAGTGTGAAGTGTCGATACGACTCCAAGTGGGAGAGCCATAAGAAGTGGTGGTGTCGGGGGGCGTGGTGGGCTTCATGCCGGATCCTCGTGCAAACCCAGGGATCGGGGCGAGAAGAGAACGGAGACCGCGTGTCCATCAGGGACGACCAGAGAAACCGCTCGTTCACAGTGACCTTGCAGGAGCTCAGGCAGGACGACGCAGACACTTACTGGTGCGGGATTGAGAGGCCTGGAACCGACCTGGGGGCGCAAATTAAAGTGACTGTTGGTCCAA GGGAAGCTGCTCTGACCGTACTAGGAAGCCAGGCCTCCAGGACGAGGAACACCAGCCGTCCAGCCGCGTCCTCCCGCCCCCACAGCAG gaCCCACTACATGCTCCTGGCATTCCTGAAGGTGCCCTTCCTGCTCGGCTTGGTCGGCGCCGTGCTCTGGTTGGAGGAACGTCGGAGGGACGTTGCAGAGCCGCAGGGTCAGCCCATCTACGCCAACTTGTCCTCTGAGCTTCTGACCAGAGACACCCGCGTTTAG